The following proteins come from a genomic window of Salminus brasiliensis chromosome 15, fSalBra1.hap2, whole genome shotgun sequence:
- the trip10b gene encoding LOW QUALITY PROTEIN: thyroid hormone receptor interactor 10b (The sequence of the model RefSeq protein was modified relative to this genomic sequence to represent the inferred CDS: inserted 2 bases in 2 codons): protein MGDWGTALWDQHDAIEKHTQSGLELVERYVKFVKERTEIEQTYAKQLRTLCKRYSRRGSKEDQETKFTNHRAFQEVVNELSDYAGHREQLAENMSISICVELTKYLQDLKQERKSLLSDVKKAQQNLENSFKHLEMTKKRFEKEWKEVEKANQQVERVEQDNNSNKTDVDKAKLNANLRIHQADECKNEYAAQLQKYNKEQNSYYHTDIPAIYNKLQEVDEKRIRKLAEGYGLFADTERKILPAINVCLDRITTASSNTKERQDSITLIEQHKSGLAPPVDVEFEDYSQGIRSAGMENTHNHSKSRNIKHLFKKNKQTGTSDKNMPPPVEDFSHMPPDQRKKRLQERIDEIKREMQKELDKSCGLNKMKGVYEQNSQLGDPASLEPXINQISHNISKLKGDLQRYEAWLSEAGGVSPVSNNRTSAYVAVAESTQDPXVDDIYDEFEDFDDDVPIAQCLALYDFNGASEGAVSMQVGEKLNLLAEDHGDGWVRVKRVNGDEGYVPASYIKII from the exons gaccAGCATGATGCGATTGAGAAACACACCCAGTCGGGGCTGGAGCTCGTGGAACGTTATGTGAAGTTCGTCAAAGAGCGAACAGAAATCGAGCAGACCTATGCCAAACAGCTcag GACTCTTTGTAAAAGATACTCAAGGCGAGGAAGCAAAGAGGACCAGGAGACGAA GTTCACCAATCATAGGGCGTTTCAGGAGGTGGTGAACGAGCTGAGCGATTACGCCGGACATCGGGAACAGCTGGCCGAGAACATGAGCATCAGCATTTGTGTGGAGCTCACCAAGTACCTGCAGGACCTCAAACAGGAGCGCAAGAGT CTTCTGTCTGACGttaagaaagctcaacaaaatCTGGAGAACAGCTTCAAACATCTAGAGATG acgaagaagCGTTTTGAGAAGGAGTGGAAAGAGGTGGAGAAAGCCAATCAGCAAGTGGAAAGAGTCGAGCAGGACAACAACTCCAACAAAACCGACGTGGACAag GCCAAGCTGAACGCTAACCTCCGCATACACCAGGCGGACGAGTGTAAGAACGAATACGCTGCTCAGCTCCAGAAATACAACAAAGAGCAAAACAGCTACTACCACACGGACATACCTGCTATATACAat AAACTGCAGGAGGTGGATGAGAAGCGCATCAGAAAGCTGGCTGAAGGTTACGGGCTGTTCGCAGACACAGAGAGGAAGATCCTGCCGGCCATCAACGTCTGCCTGGACCGAATCACCACGGCCAGCAGCAACACCAAAGAGAGACAG GACTCTATCACCCTCATTGAGCAGCATAAGTCTGGTCTAGCGCCCCCTGTTGATGTGGAGTTTGAGGATTACAGCCAAGGCATCAGATCTGCAGGAATGGAAAACACTCACAACCACTCCAAGAGTCGCAACATCAAACATTTATTCAAGAAAAATAAG CAGACCGGAACCTCCGACAAGAACATG CCCCCTCCAGTGGAGGATTTCTCCCACATGCCCCCAGATCAGAGGAAGAAGCGTCTGCAGGAGAGGATTGATGAGATCAAAAGAGAAATGCAGAAAGAGTTGGACAAGAG T tGCGGTCTCAACAAGATGAAGGGTGTTTATGAGCAGAACTCTCAGCTTGGAGATCCCGCCAGCCTGGAGC AGATCAACCAGATCTCCCACAACATCAGCAAGCTGAAGGGGGATCTGCAGAGATAcgag GCGTGGCTGAGTGAGGCAGGAGGTGTCAGTCCAGTCAGCAACAACCGGACcag tgcgtACGTGGCTGTAGCTGAGTCTACGCAAGACC CTGTTGACGACATCTACGATGAGTTTGAAGACTTTGATGACGACGTGCCGATCGCTCAGTGCTTAGCGCTCTACGACTTCAACG GTGCGAGTGAGGGAGCGGTCAGCATGCAGGTGGGCGAGAAGCTGAACTTGCTGGCTGAGGATCACGGCGATGGCTGGGTGCGAGTGAAGAGAGTCAACGGGGACGAGGGATATGTTCCTGCATCCTATATCAAAATCATCTGA